The following proteins are encoded in a genomic region of Rhizobium sp. CCGE531:
- a CDS encoding VOC family protein has product MIDHTGIGVADVARSAVFYDAVFKALGIRRFMQLPPETGADAVGYGNDFPIFWIDRFHPHSIKQHTAFVARSREQVDAFHAAALRAGGADNGVPGLREAPVGTKPPGYYAAFVFDPDGNNIEAVFRF; this is encoded by the coding sequence ATGATCGACCACACCGGCATTGGCGTCGCGGATGTCGCTCGCTCGGCCGTGTTCTATGATGCCGTATTCAAGGCACTCGGAATCCGCCGGTTCATGCAGCTCCCACCCGAAACGGGCGCGGACGCGGTGGGCTACGGCAACGACTTTCCGATCTTCTGGATCGACCGCTTTCACCCACACAGTATCAAGCAACATACGGCCTTCGTCGCGCGGAGCCGCGAACAAGTGGACGCATTCCATGCCGCCGCATTAAGGGCTGGAGGCGCGGATAACGGAGTCCCGGGCCTACGCGAGGCACCCGTAGGCACAAAACCACCGGGCTACTACGCCGCCTTTGTGTTCGATCCGGACGGCAATAATATCGAGGCCGTTTTCAGGTTTTGA
- a CDS encoding VOC family protein — MPAPVVHFEIIGKDPVRLRRFYNALFGWDGEISPTSDLVSDVGQYTFIDPLPVPDAPGPAGGIGGGPNFAPNILFYVAVPDVGVALNRVEELGGSRLLGPAPTPGGQLVIGRFTDPEGNLVGVAGPK, encoded by the coding sequence ATGCCCGCGCCTGTTGTTCACTTCGAGATAATCGGCAAGGATCCTGTTCGACTGCGCCGTTTCTACAACGCGCTTTTTGGCTGGGATGGCGAAATTTCACCAACCTCCGATCTGGTATCCGATGTTGGCCAATACACCTTCATCGATCCCCTTCCGGTTCCCGATGCGCCAGGCCCCGCCGGTGGCATTGGCGGCGGGCCGAACTTCGCTCCGAATATTCTGTTCTATGTTGCGGTCCCGGATGTGGGCGTCGCCCTGAACCGGGTTGAAGAGCTGGGAGGATCACGCCTTCTCGGGCCTGCGCCAACACCGGGCGGGCAGCTTGTCATCGGGCGCTTCACGGATCCAGAAGGCAATCTGGTCGGTGTCGCCGGACCGAAGTGA
- a CDS encoding DUF1003 domain-containing protein, producing the protein MYNLPNFVHLHFDKTADELGDIEKRVLKKAHERKIISTDINAALSAEASTGQRLADGIARVGGSWSFIITFLVFLVFWCIVNTILLATRAFDPYPFIFLNLVLSMLAAIQAPIIMMSQNRQAERDRFEAAKDYEVNLKAELEVLSLHQKIDMQVLTELAVVREDIAKLSKLVAEKSGI; encoded by the coding sequence ATGTATAACCTTCCCAACTTCGTTCATCTGCATTTCGACAAGACGGCGGATGAACTGGGTGACATCGAGAAGCGCGTTCTCAAGAAGGCGCATGAACGAAAAATCATATCCACCGACATCAACGCGGCCCTCTCGGCGGAAGCTTCCACGGGGCAGCGTCTGGCGGACGGTATCGCCCGCGTCGGCGGCTCCTGGTCCTTTATCATCACCTTTCTGGTGTTCCTGGTGTTCTGGTGCATCGTCAACACCATTCTTCTCGCCACGCGCGCCTTCGACCCCTACCCCTTTATCTTCCTGAACCTTGTCCTCTCGATGCTCGCCGCCATCCAGGCACCGATCATCATGATGTCGCAGAACCGTCAGGCCGAACGCGACCGATTCGAGGCCGCCAAGGATTATGAGGTCAATCTCAAGGCGGAACTGGAAGTGCTGTCCCTGCACCAGAAGATCGACATGCAGGTGCTGACGGAGCTTGCGGTCGTGCGCGAAGACATCGCCAAGCTGAGCAAGCTTGTTGCCGAGAAAAGCGGCATCTGA
- a CDS encoding GFA family protein, with amino-acid sequence MTDEHGGACLCGGVRFRTRGKLREVVACHCSQCRKQTGLYYAATNVPIASLAIEGEDAITWYRASAFARRGFCRICGSALFWAADGVDEISIMAGLFDQPSDLEIAYHIYCADKGDYYEISDGLPQYRQGRPGLLTAGPSD; translated from the coding sequence ATGACAGACGAACACGGCGGAGCCTGCCTTTGCGGCGGCGTGCGTTTCCGGACACGCGGCAAATTGCGCGAGGTGGTGGCCTGCCATTGCTCGCAGTGCCGCAAGCAGACCGGGCTCTATTACGCCGCGACCAACGTGCCGATCGCCAGCCTTGCGATCGAAGGGGAAGACGCGATCACATGGTATCGCGCCAGCGCGTTCGCCCGCCGTGGCTTCTGCAGGATCTGCGGCTCGGCCCTATTTTGGGCAGCCGACGGTGTGGACGAAATATCGATCATGGCAGGGCTGTTCGATCAGCCGAGCGATCTTGAGATCGCCTATCATATCTATTGCGCCGACAAGGGTGACTACTATGAGATCAGCGATGGACTGCCGCAGTATCGGCAGGGGCGACCCGGATTGCTGACGGCCGGCCCCTCCGACTGA
- a CDS encoding 3-deoxy-7-phosphoheptulonate synthase class II has product MAQNWTPNSWRQKPVQQVPDFPDKAALAETEAQLASYPPLVFAGEARRLKAHLANVAEGNGFLLQGGDCAESFAEHGADNIRDFFRAFLQMAVVLTFGAQLPVVKVGRIAGQFAKPRSSNIETQNGVSLPSYRGDIINGIDFTEEARIPNPERQLMAYRQSAATLNLLRAFAMGGYANLENVQKWMLGFVKDSPQGERYRKLADRIGETMDFMRAIGITAESNASLRETDFFTSHEALLLGYEEAFTRVDSTTGDWYATSGHMLWIGDRTRQADHAHVEYFRGIKNPIGLKCGPSLQADDLINLIDILNPENEAGRLTLICRFGHDKVADNLPRLIRAVEKEGRKVVWSCDPMHGNTITLNNYKTRPFERILSEVESFFQIHRAEGTHPGGIHIEMTGKDVTECTGGARAVGAEDLQDRYHTHCDPRLNADQALELAFLLAERMKGGRDEKRMRAHG; this is encoded by the coding sequence ATGGCACAGAATTGGACACCGAACAGTTGGCGGCAGAAACCGGTCCAGCAGGTGCCGGATTTTCCGGATAAGGCAGCGCTTGCGGAAACCGAAGCGCAGCTTGCAAGCTATCCGCCGCTCGTTTTTGCCGGTGAAGCTCGCCGCCTGAAGGCACATCTTGCCAACGTCGCAGAAGGCAACGGTTTCCTGCTGCAGGGCGGCGATTGCGCTGAAAGCTTCGCCGAGCACGGCGCGGACAACATCCGCGACTTCTTCCGCGCCTTCCTGCAGATGGCCGTCGTGTTGACCTTTGGCGCGCAGTTGCCGGTCGTCAAGGTCGGCCGTATTGCCGGTCAGTTCGCCAAGCCACGGTCCTCGAACATCGAAACGCAGAACGGTGTGTCTCTGCCGAGCTATCGCGGCGACATCATCAACGGCATCGACTTCACCGAAGAAGCGCGCATTCCCAATCCGGAACGTCAGTTGATGGCTTACCGCCAGTCTGCCGCGACGTTGAACCTGCTGCGCGCTTTCGCCATGGGCGGCTACGCCAATCTCGAAAACGTGCAGAAGTGGATGCTCGGCTTCGTCAAGGACAGCCCGCAGGGCGAGCGCTACCGCAAGCTTGCCGATCGTATCGGCGAGACCATGGATTTCATGAGGGCGATCGGCATCACCGCCGAGAGCAATGCGAGCCTGCGCGAGACCGATTTTTTCACCAGCCATGAGGCGCTGCTGCTTGGCTATGAAGAAGCGTTCACCCGCGTCGATTCCACGACCGGCGACTGGTATGCGACTTCGGGCCACATGCTCTGGATCGGCGACCGCACGCGCCAGGCCGATCACGCCCATGTCGAATATTTCCGGGGCATCAAGAACCCGATCGGATTGAAGTGCGGTCCCTCGCTACAGGCGGACGATCTCATCAACCTGATCGATATTCTGAACCCTGAGAACGAAGCCGGCCGCCTGACGCTGATCTGCCGTTTCGGCCATGACAAGGTTGCCGACAACTTGCCGCGTCTCATCCGCGCGGTCGAGAAGGAAGGCCGCAAGGTCGTCTGGTCCTGCGATCCGATGCACGGCAACACGATCACGCTCAACAACTACAAGACGCGTCCGTTCGAGCGTATCCTGTCGGAAGTGGAAAGCTTCTTCCAGATCCACCGCGCCGAGGGCACGCATCCGGGCGGCATCCATATCGAGATGACCGGCAAGGACGTAACCGAATGTACGGGCGGCGCCCGCGCCGTCGGCGCCGAGGATCTGCAGGATCGCTACCACACGCATTGCGACCCGCGCCTAAACGCCGACCAGGCGCTTGAGCTGGCCTTCCTGCTTGCCGAGCGGATGAAGGGCGGCCGCGACGAAAAGCGTATGCGAGCTCACGGCTGA
- the gor gene encoding glutathione-disulfide reductase codes for MPSFDFDLFVIGGGSGGVRGARVAASLGKKVGIAEEYRYGGTCVIRGCVPKKLFVYASQYSEHFEDAAGFGWTVGESSFDWKKLIEAKDKEIARLEGLYRKGLDNAKAEIFDTRAELVDAHTIKLLKTGQTVTAETIVIATGGRPNLHTALPGHELCISSNEAFHLKELPKSILIAGGGYIAVEFANIFHGLGVETTLIYRGAEILSRFDQDLRKGLHEAMEEKGIRILCHDIITSVEKVDNGLSVRTKNDKSLTVDTVMLALGRTPNTENLGLEAAGIAINEQGAVVVDEYSRTSVANIYALGDVTDRVQLTPVAIHEAMCFIETVYKNNPTRPDHELIPTAVFSQPEIGTVGLTEEEAAKRYPELEVYRAQFRPMKATLSGRGDKMIMKLIVNAADRKVIGAHILGHDAGEMAQLLGIPVKAGCTKDDFDRTMAVHPTASEELVTMYSPSYRIRNGERV; via the coding sequence ATGCCTTCGTTTGATTTCGACCTTTTCGTGATTGGCGGCGGCTCCGGGGGCGTGCGTGGCGCGCGCGTCGCGGCTTCACTGGGCAAGAAGGTTGGTATCGCCGAGGAATACCGCTACGGCGGCACCTGCGTCATTCGCGGCTGCGTGCCGAAGAAGCTGTTCGTCTATGCGTCGCAGTACAGCGAGCATTTCGAGGATGCGGCCGGTTTCGGCTGGACAGTCGGCGAAAGCAGTTTCGACTGGAAGAAGCTGATCGAGGCGAAGGACAAGGAGATTGCCCGGCTGGAGGGCCTTTATCGCAAGGGGCTCGACAATGCCAAGGCCGAGATCTTCGACACCCGCGCCGAGCTGGTGGACGCCCACACGATCAAGCTTTTGAAGACCGGCCAGACCGTCACGGCGGAAACCATCGTGATCGCCACCGGCGGCCGGCCGAACCTGCATACGGCGCTGCCGGGACATGAGCTTTGCATCTCCTCGAATGAAGCCTTCCACTTGAAGGAACTGCCGAAGTCGATCCTGATCGCCGGCGGCGGCTATATCGCCGTCGAGTTCGCCAATATCTTCCATGGCCTCGGCGTCGAGACGACATTGATCTATCGCGGTGCCGAGATCCTGTCGCGCTTCGACCAGGACCTGCGTAAGGGCCTGCATGAGGCGATGGAGGAGAAGGGCATCCGCATTCTTTGCCACGACATCATTACGAGCGTGGAGAAGGTGGACAATGGGCTCAGCGTCCGCACCAAGAACGACAAGTCCCTGACGGTCGATACCGTCATGCTGGCGCTTGGCCGCACGCCGAATACCGAAAATCTCGGGCTTGAGGCAGCCGGCATTGCAATCAACGAACAGGGTGCCGTCGTCGTCGACGAATATTCGCGCACTTCCGTTGCGAACATCTATGCGCTTGGTGATGTCACCGACCGGGTACAGCTGACGCCGGTCGCAATCCACGAGGCCATGTGCTTCATCGAGACCGTCTACAAGAACAATCCGACCCGGCCGGATCATGAGCTGATCCCGACGGCCGTCTTTTCGCAGCCGGAGATCGGCACGGTCGGGTTGACGGAAGAAGAGGCGGCCAAGCGCTATCCGGAACTGGAAGTCTATCGCGCCCAGTTCCGGCCGATGAAGGCGACGCTTTCGGGCCGCGGCGATAAGATGATCATGAAGCTCATCGTCAATGCCGCCGACCGCAAGGTGATCGGCGCGCATATTCTGGGCCACGATGCCGGCGAGATGGCGCAGCTTCTCGGCATTCCCGTGAAGGCCGGCTGCACCAAGGACGATTTCGATCGCACCATGGCCGTGCACCCGACGGCCTCCGAAGAATTGGTGACGATGTATTCGCCGAGCTATCGCATTCGCAACGGCGAGCGCGTGTAA
- a CDS encoding DUF2059 domain-containing protein, translated as MIKFAGLGRLAAATILLSGIAFGSVNAQEVSEDQIKAARAAINSLGITNQFDNILPNLAEQLKSTMIQANPNFGDAINSTVDATALALAPRRADLEREAAITYAKAFSADELKAIADFYNSPAGKKLLKDGPLATRELYKAADIWSQGISRDLAKQSNDALQKVVKQPVAAPDAGAAAAQPAQKPAPKQ; from the coding sequence ATGATCAAATTTGCGGGTCTTGGCCGTCTTGCCGCTGCAACCATCCTTCTTTCGGGCATTGCCTTCGGTTCCGTGAACGCTCAGGAAGTTTCCGAGGATCAGATCAAGGCTGCGCGCGCTGCGATCAATTCTCTGGGCATCACCAACCAGTTCGACAATATCCTGCCGAATCTCGCCGAGCAGCTGAAGAGCACGATGATCCAGGCAAACCCGAATTTCGGTGATGCGATCAACTCGACCGTCGATGCCACCGCTCTGGCGCTTGCTCCGCGTCGTGCCGATCTCGAGCGCGAAGCTGCGATCACTTACGCCAAGGCCTTCTCGGCCGACGAACTCAAGGCGATTGCCGATTTCTACAATTCGCCGGCTGGCAAGAAGCTCCTCAAGGATGGCCCGCTCGCCACCCGCGAGCTTTACAAGGCGGCCGACATCTGGAGCCAGGGTATTTCGCGCGATCTCGCGAAGCAGAGCAACGACGCTCTGCAGAAGGTCGTCAAGCAGCCCGTCGCAGCGCCGGACGCTGGTGCCGCCGCAGCGCAGCCCGCACAGAAGCCCGCACCGAAGCAGTAA
- the rpiA gene encoding ribose-5-phosphate isomerase RpiA, which translates to MDARQMKIEAARAALTYVESGMRLGIGTGSTAEEFVRLLAEKVAAGLVIEGVPTSERTAKLCVELGVPLKTLDELPELDLVIDGADEVDGALRLIKGAGGALLREKIVASSSARMIVIADESKVVETLGAFPLSIEVNPFGLVSTRIQIEKAALRLGLSGALNLRLSHDKAFVTDGGHYIVDASFGRIPDAEALSSELYSIPGVVEHGLFIHMATLAIIAGPAGARTLQANNT; encoded by the coding sequence ATGGACGCCCGCCAGATGAAGATTGAGGCTGCGAGGGCGGCTCTGACCTATGTCGAAAGCGGCATGCGGCTTGGGATCGGCACCGGTAGCACGGCGGAGGAGTTCGTTCGACTGCTCGCCGAGAAGGTTGCTGCGGGCCTCGTGATAGAGGGCGTTCCGACCTCCGAACGGACGGCCAAGCTTTGCGTGGAGCTCGGCGTGCCGCTGAAAACGCTCGATGAACTCCCCGAGCTTGACCTTGTCATCGATGGCGCCGACGAAGTGGACGGCGCCCTGCGGCTCATCAAGGGCGCCGGCGGTGCGCTGCTGCGCGAAAAGATCGTCGCATCCTCCTCAGCGCGGATGATCGTGATTGCCGACGAAAGCAAGGTCGTAGAGACGCTCGGAGCGTTTCCGCTGTCGATCGAGGTCAATCCCTTCGGCCTCGTTTCCACGCGGATCCAGATCGAGAAAGCGGCCTTGCGTCTTGGCCTTTCCGGCGCGCTCAATCTGCGCCTCTCTCACGACAAGGCCTTCGTTACCGATGGCGGTCATTACATCGTCGACGCATCTTTCGGCCGTATTCCTGATGCAGAGGCGCTGTCGAGCGAGCTCTATTCGATTCCCGGCGTTGTCGAACACGGGCTCTTTATCCATATGGCGACATTAGCGATCATTGCCGGCCCCGCCGGTGCGCGTACGTTGCAGGCGAACAATACATAG
- the gph gene encoding phosphoglycolate phosphatase (PGP is an essential enzyme in the glycolate salvage pathway in higher organisms (photorespiration in plants). Phosphoglycolate results from the oxidase activity of RubisCO in the Calvin cycle when concentrations of carbon dioxide are low relative to oxygen. This enzyme is a member of the Haloacid Dehalogenase (HAD) superfamily of aspartate-nucleophile hydrolase enzymes (PF00702).), which translates to MKSPLVVFDLDGTLLDTHADLIVSLNHTIAALELPPVSYDDVTHLVGNGAQVMIERACKLHGYALTSEELPALLQRFITHYSETMPGVTQPYPGLLAALTTLRNKGYKLAVCTNKMESLARTLLDRLELTQYFEAITGGDTFTVRKPHAEHLIGTVERAGGDIARTVMIGDSINDILVARNAGVPSVAVPFGYSDVGVETLGPNRIIYHYDELTPELVEGLLAA; encoded by the coding sequence GTGAAATCTCCCCTTGTCGTATTCGATCTCGACGGCACGCTGCTGGACACGCATGCGGACCTCATCGTCAGCCTCAACCATACGATTGCCGCGCTCGAGCTTCCGCCGGTCAGCTACGACGACGTGACGCATCTCGTCGGCAACGGTGCGCAGGTGATGATCGAACGGGCCTGCAAGCTGCACGGCTATGCGCTGACGTCGGAAGAATTGCCGGCTCTCCTGCAGCGCTTCATAACCCATTATTCCGAGACGATGCCGGGCGTCACACAGCCTTATCCCGGGCTCCTGGCCGCCCTCACGACGCTAAGGAACAAAGGCTACAAACTGGCCGTCTGCACCAACAAGATGGAATCGCTTGCGCGCACGCTTCTCGACCGGCTCGAGCTGACCCAATATTTCGAGGCCATCACCGGCGGTGACACCTTCACCGTGCGCAAGCCGCATGCCGAACATCTGATCGGCACCGTCGAGCGCGCCGGCGGCGATATCGCCCGCACCGTCATGATCGGCGACAGCATCAACGACATCCTCGTCGCCCGCAACGCCGGCGTGCCTTCGGTCGCCGTCCCATTCGGCTATTCCGACGTCGGCGTGGAAACGCTCGGCCCGAACCGCATCATCTATCACTACGACGAGCTCACGCCGGAGCTGGTCGAGGGGCTGCTTGCCGCCTGA
- a CDS encoding L,D-transpeptidase family protein, with amino-acid sequence MKLAIKATASVLALSCCLSSVGATSANAMTLMDFIRGGQGRQESTQVSAPVPVNPAQTLNSDEPPRVKQPLPTVDAPKYYTYKADAMRLVSTAHFADPMVTGAVADASSTPVAVDTEVSQRRYLSDARVMATNDIAKAIESYYADQSKPLLWVADHAVSDKAKAAMALLADAGSVGLDPSDYAITPPSADVANADPVMRDRAFMQFELALSSKVLMFVQDTIRGRLDPNRISGYHDFKRKDVNLTAMLDVLRSSPDVAAYLNSRSPSNQQFVVLKAELAKLRAESGADGSHISISLTGILKPGGSSPEMTSIVKAIEHRGSDALKTAHADLFGAYLGTPDYTPELVSLVEDFQREKGLTADGVIGPSSVRAMVGENNDMKIQKLVVAMEQLRWLPAELGPRYVFINQPAFMVYYHNNNQEQLSMRVVVGGKLHQTFFFENQVQTVEFNPFWGVPQSIIINEMLPKLRADPNYLDRMGYQVEVGGRAVASSSVDWYGSTKSISVRQPPSSDNALGELKILFPNSHAIYMHDTPQKSFFKKDMRALSHGCVRLADPRAMAAAVLNTTVDDVAKQIATGENKGVPVPQKFPIYIAYFTAWPNKDGVVQYFNDVYDRDAATLKALDATTKARTAQI; translated from the coding sequence ATGAAACTTGCCATCAAAGCCACAGCATCCGTCCTGGCTCTTTCCTGTTGCCTTTCTTCCGTCGGTGCAACCTCGGCAAACGCGATGACCCTCATGGATTTCATCCGCGGCGGTCAGGGGCGTCAGGAGAGCACGCAGGTTTCGGCCCCGGTTCCCGTCAATCCGGCTCAGACGCTGAATTCCGATGAGCCTCCGCGGGTAAAACAGCCGCTGCCGACGGTCGATGCGCCGAAATACTATACTTACAAGGCCGACGCGATGCGTCTGGTTTCGACTGCGCATTTTGCCGACCCGATGGTGACCGGCGCGGTCGCCGACGCCTCTTCGACGCCGGTGGCGGTCGATACCGAGGTTTCGCAGCGTCGCTATCTTTCCGATGCGCGCGTCATGGCAACCAATGATATCGCCAAGGCGATCGAATCCTACTACGCCGATCAGAGCAAACCGCTTCTCTGGGTTGCCGATCACGCCGTCAGCGACAAGGCGAAGGCCGCCATGGCGCTTCTTGCCGATGCCGGTTCCGTCGGCCTCGATCCGTCCGACTATGCTATAACGCCGCCAAGCGCCGATGTTGCAAATGCCGACCCGGTGATGCGTGATCGGGCTTTCATGCAGTTCGAGCTGGCACTCTCCAGCAAGGTGCTGATGTTTGTCCAGGATACGATCCGCGGTCGTCTCGACCCGAACAGGATCTCCGGCTATCACGACTTCAAGCGCAAGGACGTCAACCTGACGGCAATGCTCGACGTGTTGCGCTCCAGCCCGGATGTCGCCGCCTATCTCAACAGCCGCAGCCCATCCAATCAGCAATTCGTGGTGTTGAAGGCGGAGCTGGCGAAGCTGCGCGCCGAATCCGGAGCGGATGGCAGCCACATCTCCATTTCCCTCACCGGTATTCTGAAGCCAGGCGGCAGCTCGCCGGAAATGACCAGTATCGTCAAGGCGATCGAGCATCGCGGATCGGATGCGCTGAAGACTGCCCATGCCGATCTTTTCGGCGCCTATCTGGGCACGCCTGACTACACGCCCGAGCTCGTGTCGCTGGTCGAAGACTTCCAGAGGGAGAAGGGGCTGACCGCCGATGGCGTGATCGGCCCGTCCTCCGTTCGGGCCATGGTCGGCGAAAACAACGATATGAAGATCCAGAAGCTGGTCGTTGCCATGGAGCAGCTGCGCTGGCTCCCGGCGGAGCTCGGACCGCGCTACGTCTTCATCAACCAGCCGGCGTTCATGGTCTATTACCACAACAATAACCAGGAACAGCTGTCGATGCGTGTCGTCGTCGGCGGCAAGCTGCACCAGACCTTCTTCTTCGAAAATCAGGTGCAGACGGTCGAGTTCAATCCTTTCTGGGGCGTTCCGCAGTCGATCATCATCAACGAGATGCTGCCGAAGCTGCGCGCCGATCCGAACTATCTCGATCGCATGGGCTATCAGGTGGAAGTCGGCGGTCGCGCGGTCGCATCGTCGAGCGTCGACTGGTACGGCTCGACGAAGAGCATCTCGGTTCGCCAGCCGCCGAGCAGCGACAACGCGCTGGGCGAGCTGAAGATCCTCTTCCCGAATTCGCATGCGATCTACATGCACGACACGCCGCAGAAGAGCTTCTTCAAGAAGGACATGCGCGCACTCAGCCATGGTTGCGTCCGCCTTGCCGATCCGCGCGCGATGGCGGCGGCCGTGCTGAACACCACCGTCGATGACGTTGCCAAGCAGATCGCAACCGGTGAGAACAAGGGCGTTCCGGTGCCGCAGAAGTTCCCGATCTACATCGCCTACTTCACGGCCTGGCCGAACAAGGACGGCGTCGTCCAGTATTTCAACGACGTCTACGATCGTGACGCGGCAACGCTGAAGGCGCTCGACGCCACGACAAAGGCGCGCACGGCTCAGATCTGA